One region of Macrobrachium rosenbergii isolate ZJJX-2024 chromosome 20, ASM4041242v1, whole genome shotgun sequence genomic DNA includes:
- the LOC136849278 gene encoding globin-1-like — translation MGSMLSMVYVWWSGSSKVGANALTEYGDLGPDADTPNETTGLTLRHRTAMVRTWDLVRPDMQTHGINFFLKLFRDEPVIKTRFKGFQNKTEEQLRTNRRLAAHASTVLHAITLLVDNLDDVTTLVELLKTTGENHCKRGVPRGDFELLAPVLVNFLKASLGSAWSPLAEEAWTKAFKVINAVILSAYDELGDS, via the exons ATGGGGTCCATGCTAAGCATGGTTTACGTGTGGTGGAGTGGGTCTTCAAAG GTTGGAGCAAATGCTTTAACAGAGTATGGTGACCTGGGACCAGACGCCGACACGCCAAATGAAACGACAGGTCTCACTCTAAGGCACCGGACGGCCATGGTGAGGACCTGGGACCTGGTCAGACCGGACATGCAGACGCATGGCATCAACTTCTTCCTTAA GTTGTTCAGAGACGAGCCTGTCATTAAGACCAGATTCAAAGGTTTTCAGAACAAAACTGAGGAGCAGCTCAGAACCAACCGAAGATTGGCAGCTCATGCATCGACA GTACTCCACGCAATCACCTTGTTGGTCGACAACCTCGACGATGTTACCACCCTCGTGGAGCTCCTGAAAACTACAGGCGAGAACCACTGCAAGAGAGGTGTTCCTAGAGGAGACTTTGag TTACTGGCACCAGTTTTGGTGAACTTCCTAAAAGCGTCTTTGGGCAGCGCCTGGAGCCCTCTTGCCGAAGAAGCCTGGACGAAAGCCTTCAAAGTCATCAATGCTGTCATCCTAAGCGCCTACGACGAGCTAGGTGATTCTTGA